A genomic window from Silene latifolia isolate original U9 population chromosome 11, ASM4854445v1, whole genome shotgun sequence includes:
- the LOC141611964 gene encoding protein TONNEAU 1b-like isoform X2 has protein sequence MDDYTREMMDLKTLVTRTLEKKGVLAKIRAELRASVFEAIEEEDRVVEKDEGLPPALLGSCNDRAKQLHASPSGRLLTALICEYLDWAQLNHTLKVYLPECNLPKDFWKAELKEFSSKNGYDLSQNGESGPVLLDVLEGFLKFENLSQARGSGSNLESRNTRRPSPSSSSIAGGLPPLVRTLPGSQATGSSSYRKDDYNWRYEGDELPEDVIRASAAMENLQLDRKTRNLTSSWRHGGDGNADDDGGVDHI, from the exons ATGGACGATTATACCAGAGAAATGATGGACCTTAAAACTCTCGTTACCCGTACTCTTGAAAAGAAGGGCGTTCTCGCCAAGATCCGT GCTGAGCTAAGAGCTAGTGTGTTTGAAGCAATTGAGGAAGAGGATCGGGTTGTCGAAAAGGATGAAGGTTTGCCTCCAGCATTATTGGGTAGCTGCAATGATCGCGCCAAACAACTTCACGCATCTCCTTCAG GGAGACTTTTGACTGCTCTAATATGTGAATACTTGGACTGGGCACAGCTAAATCATACCCTGAAAGTGTATCTTCCTGAGTGCAATTTG CCAAAGGATTTCTGGAAAGCTGAGTTGAAGGAGTTCAGTAGCAAAAATGGATACGATCTCAGTCAAAATGGAGAAAGTGGTCCTGTGCTGCTAGATGTTCTTGAAGGATTCTTAAAATTTGAG AATTTATCACAAGCAAGAGGCAGCGGATCAAATTTAGAGTCTCGCAACACTCGAAGACCGTCACCGTCTTCATCCTCTATTGCTGGGGGATTACCCCCCTTAGTGAG GACACTTCCAGGTTCCCAAGCAACTG GGTCATCTAGTTACCGGAAAGATGACTATAACTGGCGTTATGAGGGTGATGAATTGCCAGAGGATGTAATTCGTGCTTCCGCTGCTATGGAGAACTTACAATTGGATAGAAAAACTCGGAATCTGACATCTTCATGGAG GCACGGTGGTGATGGAAATGCCGATGATGATGGTGGAGTAGATCACATATGA
- the LOC141611964 gene encoding protein TONNEAU 1b-like isoform X1 — protein MDDYTREMMDLKTLVTRTLEKKGVLAKIRAELRASVFEAIEEEDRVVEKDEGLPPALLGSCNDRAKQLHASPSGRLLTALICEYLDWAQLNHTLKVYLPECNLPKDFWKAELKEFSSKNGYDLSQNGESGPVLLDVLEGFLKFENLSQARGSGSNLESRNTRRPSPSSSSIAGGLPPLVRTLPGSQATERRAGSSSYRKDDYNWRYEGDELPEDVIRASAAMENLQLDRKTRNLTSSWRHGGDGNADDDGGVDHI, from the exons ATGGACGATTATACCAGAGAAATGATGGACCTTAAAACTCTCGTTACCCGTACTCTTGAAAAGAAGGGCGTTCTCGCCAAGATCCGT GCTGAGCTAAGAGCTAGTGTGTTTGAAGCAATTGAGGAAGAGGATCGGGTTGTCGAAAAGGATGAAGGTTTGCCTCCAGCATTATTGGGTAGCTGCAATGATCGCGCCAAACAACTTCACGCATCTCCTTCAG GGAGACTTTTGACTGCTCTAATATGTGAATACTTGGACTGGGCACAGCTAAATCATACCCTGAAAGTGTATCTTCCTGAGTGCAATTTG CCAAAGGATTTCTGGAAAGCTGAGTTGAAGGAGTTCAGTAGCAAAAATGGATACGATCTCAGTCAAAATGGAGAAAGTGGTCCTGTGCTGCTAGATGTTCTTGAAGGATTCTTAAAATTTGAG AATTTATCACAAGCAAGAGGCAGCGGATCAAATTTAGAGTCTCGCAACACTCGAAGACCGTCACCGTCTTCATCCTCTATTGCTGGGGGATTACCCCCCTTAGTGAG GACACTTCCAGGTTCCCAAGCAACTG AGAGGAGAGCAGGGTCATCTAGTTACCGGAAAGATGACTATAACTGGCGTTATGAGGGTGATGAATTGCCAGAGGATGTAATTCGTGCTTCCGCTGCTATGGAGAACTTACAATTGGATAGAAAAACTCGGAATCTGACATCTTCATGGAG GCACGGTGGTGATGGAAATGCCGATGATGATGGTGGAGTAGATCACATATGA
- the LOC141614141 gene encoding uncharacterized protein LOC141614141 encodes MLHGSMKEHYSKLGGYIAALSQGNPSSFFTLVTKPAIRPNPLVFQRFFICFGGLKQGWLLGCRKILCVDACFLKTFLGGQLITTVGRDVNEQMFPLAWAVVERENNDSYQWFFQELKKCLDEESGEGWTFISDEHQGRAKAYNEPGFEDGLAVVREVDSKTADAFLACNPKLFCRAFISTQSKNDVIVNNMAETFNAYIISARTKHLIYMLGDINRVALMQRLVKKKAEMEKKCTLVCPRVQDRLEKEKELAALCTPLPSSPTVYQVKIGIDSLTVDLEARTCTCRKWDLTGIPCGHAISAIFDIYGKAEEYVHDCYKNETYLRIYSASISPCTSERHWPKPSKRGRGRPGAAHNIPSATEQATEAHHHMTAQPTRIGRNGRVINSGRGGRGLRSDTSERGGRGGLAGRGGMGGTSQRRGRGGRVPQGFGILFDNHENTFTNPPRNMLFIHQQEATKSYPSTQAYVNQNE; translated from the exons ATGCTACATGGTTCAATGAAAGAGCATTACAGTAAACTGGGTGGTTATATTGCAGCTCTCAGTCAGGGAAATCCAAGTAGTTTCTTCACTTTGGTAACAAAACCTGCAATTAGACCTAACCCTCTTGTATTCCAGAGATTCTTTATATGTTTTGGTGGTTTGAAGCAAGGCTGGCTGTTGGGTTGTAGGAAAATATTGTGTGTTGATGCTTGTTTCTTAAAGACATTCTTGGGTGGTCAATTGATTACTACTGTTGGGAGAGATGTCAATGAACAGATGTTCCCATTGGCATGGGCTGTTGTTGAGAGGGAGAACAATGATAGTTACCAATGGTTCTTTCAAGAACTGAAAAAATGCTTGGATGAGGAAAGTGGTGAAGGCTGGACATTTATTTCTGATGAACACCAG GGGCGTGCTAAAGCATACAATGAACCTGGCTTTGAGGATGGGCTAGCTGTTGTGAGGGAAGTTGATTCCAAAACTGCTGATGCATTCTTAGCCTGCAATCCCAAACTCTTTTGTAGAGCATTTATCTCCACTCAATCAAAAAATGATGTGATAGTCAATAACATGGCAGAGACATTCAATGCTTATATTATAAGTGCTCGTACAAAGCATCTTATATACATGCTTGGGGATATTAATAGGGTGGCTTTAATGCAAAGATTAGTCAAGAAGAAAGCAGAAATGGAGAAAAAATGTACATTGGTGTGTCCTAGGGTACAAGATAGACTTGAGAAGGAGAAAGAACTTGCAGCATTATGCACTCCTCTACCATCCAGTCCTACTGTGTACCAGGTTAAGATTGGTATTGATTCATTAACTGTTGATCTAGAGGCTAGGACATGTACTTGTAGAAAGTGGGATTTGACTGGCATCCCCTGTGGTCATGCTATTTCTGCCATATTTGACATCTATGGAAAAGCTGAAGAGTATGTTCATGATTGTTACAAAAATGAGACCTACCTTAGGATATACAGTGCATCAATTAGTCCCTGCACAAGTGAAAGACACTGGCCCAAG CCATCTAAGAGAGGAAGGGGAAGACCTGGAGCTGCTCATAACATACCATCTGCTACTGAGCAAGCTACTGAAGCTCACCACCATATGACTGCTCAACCAACAAGGATAGGAAGAAATGGCAGGGTTATCAACAGTGGCAGGGGTGGCAGAGGTTTGAGAAGTGACACAAGTGAAAGAGGTGGAAGGGGTGGCTTAGCTGGTAGAGGTGGCATGGGTGGTACAAGTCAGAGACGTGGCAGAGGTGGAAGG GTACCACAAGGATTTGGCATCCTGTTTGATAATCACGAAAACACTTTTACCAAT CCTCCTAGGAACATGCTTTTTATTCACCAACAAGAGGCAACAAAAAGCTACCCATCAACACAAGCTTATGTGAACCAAAATGAATGA